ACTACAAACAATTGAAAGTTGGTGTCAAAGACTACTACTGATGTGAACGTCTTTCAGCTAGTATTTGATTTTCTGCACAAGTTTGGTTGAGATTGGTTAAACCAATCCAACGGTAAATAGCATCTCCAAATTCTGGAAAAAGTTGTACATTAGAAAAGAGAAGCCTGGTTAGTAATCCATCAAGGATGACTTCTGCTTTGTTGTTTTTGATGGCATCTATAACTGCGATCGCTACGGTTTTTGGTTCAGAAACACGCGCTAGTTTGGGTGCTGGTAAGCCAAATTTCAAATACATCCCTGCTTTTGTGTATCCTGGACAAATCACAGAAACGCCTACGTTAGTATCAATTAATTCTTGCCGCATTGCATCTGTCCACATAATTAAACCAGCTTTACTGGCAGAATAAATGCTGTTGTAAGGCGCTCCTTTTTTCCCAGAACCAGAGGAAATATTGACAATGTGACCACTATTACGTTCCAACATACTCGGTAATACTAACCGAGTTAATTCCATTCCTGCTAATAGATTAGTTATCAGTATTGACTGGATATCATTGAGAGAGTAATTTTGAAAAGGTCTATATTTTTCAATCGCAGCATTATTAATCAAAACATCAATTTGACCTACATGTTGATTAATTTGCTGGACAAGTAATGGTAATTCTTCTAATTTGCTGATATCAAAGGGAATGCTGAGGTATGTACCACCAGCAACTTCTACTTCAGCACGGATATTTTCTAATTTTTCTTGGGAACGAGAAACACCAACTACAGTTGCTTTTTCTTTTGCTAGCGCCCGAGCAATAAATACTCCTATACCACCCGCAGCACCAGTTAAAACTACTGTCTTCCCTGCAAGATTTTTCATGATTGTTGGTTGTTGATTGTTGATTGTTGATTGTTGATTGTTGATTGTTGGTTGTTGATTGTTGCTATCCAAACAACCCATAACTATGAACAAACAACTAAGTAATAGCTAATTACCAAAAACAAGAAAGAACTCTGCTCTACTTCACTTCAGTAGAACATTCATCATCACTAATTATCTATACTCTGAGAGCATATGCAATTAACAACAAATTGAGTGTCTTATTACGCTTACTTCCCCTAAACGCTCTCAGCACACTTTTTAACGTTGACACTCTTCTAGCTATTAATTGCTAATTTAATTTAATTAAAACACAACTCTCATGCTTTTTAAGCTTTTTATGCAATAAATTTTAAATTGTCAAACGTTCCATATAATATATGGAATAAAGCTTCAATTTAAGATTTAGTTTATATAATTTTAATTATTTCAATTAATCACTAATTCTTGACAAAAAATAAGTTAAATAAAAATAGCAAACTTGACAGCAAACTGCATCGGTAAAAAGAGAGAGTGACTCGGTATAGTAGGACAACATAAATAATTAAAGATTTGTAGTGAGGACTTTAGTCTTCAAAAAAGAGCTAAAACCCTTACTACGAAATTATTGGGGATTTTGTCCAGAAAGTTTTTGAATTTGCCCTGAAAAGTAATCTTCCTCGTACTTTAATTGTTGGGCTACTTCCAACCCTTTTTGGAAAGCATTTAGTGCTTGCGGATACTCTTTGCGTTCCAAGTGCATTTTTCCAATTTGATCGTAAGCATTCATCAAACCATAGAAATTCGAGGCTAATTGTTGAGTCTGTACAAGAATTTCGCTAGCTTGTAACGCCTCTTGTATTTGTCCTTGGGAACGGTAGAGTGCGATTAATTTTTGCAACGCTTCACCTGCACGCACATATTGTTGTGATTGCCAAGCAATTGTGTAAGCTTGTTGATAATTATTGAAAGCTTCTTGAAGAAGATTAGGATTTTCCTTTGCCAAGGATTCATAATCTGAACCGATCGCTAGTTTTAAAGCTGGTAATTGAGTCGGATTATTCTGTCTTTGGTATATTTGTGCGAGTCGGTTCTGTATTTCTATTGCTTGCTGGGGTTGTTTCCCTTGTTCGTAAATATAAGCTAATTTTTGCAAGTATAATAGCTCATTGCTACTATCACCCCTAGCAGTAGCTAATTTTAACAACTCCTGATAAGTTGCTCCTGCTTTACTGTAATCAAACCAACTCAGATGTACTTCCCCGATTGTCTGTAAAATTTGTACTTCTTTAGCTAAATCTTGTTGCTGTCGCGCCGCAGCTAAAACTTGCTCATAGACTTCCACAGCATTTTGAGGCGATCGCACTTGTTGGTAAGCTAGTCCTAGTGCTTGCAATAACTCTAAATCACGAAATTTTTGAGACTGTGCCTGCTTTTGAATCGCTTGTAATCGCTGAGTAACATATTGTACCTCTGGGCGATTACTTTTTTGATAAGCTACAGCACCCACCCTTCCTAGTGCTTGCACCTCTTTCACAGCACCCAAATATCGACGCAACCGCAGTTCTCGGTTCCAGATATCAAATGCTCCCACCTCATCACCTGCTTGCAATTTTGCCGTAGCTTGTTGATTCAACTTATCCAACTCCACCTCCAACTGTTGCTGTTCAGTCACAGATAACGGCTGTTTGTCTTTGTCGGGATTCCGTGGCAACAATGGATCGGGTGTGGTAATTTCTAACGGTGATGGCGGAAACTCATCTGGTGGTTGAGGCTTTTTAGTAGCCGCCATAGTTAGGGACGTGCTAAATAACCACAAAGCAGCAAGAGCACTAATTGTCACACTTAAGCGTTTGAGCATGGTTGTTAATAGTAAATAGTTGGTTGTTGATAGTTGATAGTTGGTTGTTAACCATTTCCTTGTTTCCCTAGTCCTCCTTGTCCTATATGAACCCATCAGTTTAAAGTTGGCAGACTACTAGCCATTAACAATTAGCCATACAGACGATAAGTCATGCAAAAATTCTCCTGCAAAACTAGCCCCTTCAAGATGTAACTTAGTGTCTTTGTGTCTGGGTGTTTCAATAATTCTTTTTTTCACCACAAAGACACAAAGGCTTACTTTCCAACAAACCACTTCACATGTAAAGTAATAATAAGGCGATGGAGTTCGCCATAACCGCCTTCTAGTGATATTTAACACTTAATCAAAAGGCTGATGACTCCTACTTCTCCGGCTTGCTACGGAAGAGTGGGGCTATTTGTCTTGTTATTCCGTTGCAAGTCACGCTGGCTCTTTCAGTGTTCTAAAGTTAATATGCTACAAAAACTTGCAATTCGTACCCCTATTGGTATCAGTATCGGTGCAATTGCTGGCGCCCTCTCGCGTTATTATCTCGGTTTGTGGATTACTCAGCTTTTTGGTACAGGATTTCCCTACAGCACACTGATCATTAATGTCAGTGGATGTTTTGTCATGGGTTTTTTTACGACGCTGGCAATGGGACGATTAATCGCAATTCATCCTGATATCCGGCTATTAGTAACCACAGGTTTTTTAGGATCTTATACCACTTTCTCGAC
Above is a genomic segment from Fischerella sp. JS2 containing:
- a CDS encoding SDR family oxidoreductase, with translation MKNLAGKTVVLTGAAGGIGVFIARALAKEKATVVGVSRSQEKLENIRAEVEVAGGTYLSIPFDISKLEELPLLVQQINQHVGQIDVLINNAAIEKYRPFQNYSLNDIQSILITNLLAGMELTRLVLPSMLERNSGHIVNISSGSGKKGAPYNSIYSASKAGLIMWTDAMRQELIDTNVGVSVICPGYTKAGMYLKFGLPAPKLARVSEPKTVAIAVIDAIKNNKAEVILDGLLTRLLFSNVQLFPEFGDAIYRWIGLTNLNQTCAENQILAERRSHQ
- the crcB gene encoding fluoride efflux transporter CrcB, which gives rise to MLQKLAIRTPIGISIGAIAGALSRYYLGLWITQLFGTGFPYSTLIINVSGCFVMGFFTTLAMGRLIAIHPDIRLLVTTGFLGSYTTFSTYELDTAKLFQEHSLEIGLIYWLGSAVLALLSLLLGNALAECIRIKKES